The proteins below are encoded in one region of Methylobacillus flagellatus KT:
- the hpnC gene encoding squalene synthase HpnC, with protein sequence MTTPIQATIQQSMALAKAHYENFPVASVLLPKDLRAPVGLVYAFARQADDFADEGELSPEERLALLDGFRSQLDQIKHGATPDTPLFQALQAMIQERDLPLEPFYDLLSAFSQDVVKARYANFGEVIDYCRRSANPVGRLMLHLYKQATPRNVALSDAICTSLQLINFLQDVDVDYRKNRIYLPLDELQKYNITEQQIAGQHSGGTWSLFMEFQVNRTRKLLQSGAPLGLALPGRIGLEMRMIIAGGERILKKLHHVRGDVFNQRPTLKPTDWAYMLYRAVRKK encoded by the coding sequence ATGGCGCTTGCCAAAGCCCATTATGAAAATTTTCCTGTTGCTTCTGTGCTCCTCCCCAAGGATTTGCGTGCACCCGTTGGCTTGGTCTATGCCTTTGCCCGCCAGGCTGACGACTTTGCCGACGAAGGCGAACTGTCACCGGAAGAACGGCTGGCGTTGCTAGATGGGTTTCGCTCACAGCTAGACCAAATCAAGCATGGAGCAACGCCTGACACGCCTTTGTTCCAGGCATTGCAGGCCATGATCCAAGAGCGCGATCTACCACTGGAACCATTTTACGATTTGCTTTCCGCATTCAGCCAGGATGTCGTCAAGGCTCGCTACGCCAATTTCGGTGAGGTGATTGATTATTGCCGTCGCTCAGCCAACCCGGTCGGCCGGTTGATGCTGCATCTATATAAGCAAGCAACGCCCCGCAACGTGGCTTTGTCGGATGCAATCTGCACTTCGCTCCAGCTGATCAACTTCCTGCAGGATGTCGATGTCGACTATCGCAAGAACCGCATTTACCTGCCACTAGATGAGCTGCAGAAATACAACATTACAGAGCAGCAGATTGCCGGTCAGCATAGCGGAGGCACTTGGAGTCTATTCATGGAATTCCAGGTAAACCGCACGCGCAAACTGCTGCAATCCGGGGCACCGCTTGGCCTTGCCCTGCCAGGCCGTATTGGGCTGGAAATGCGGATGATCATTGCCGGCGGTGAGCGCATCCTGAAAAAGCTTCATCATGTTCGGGGCGATGTGTTCAACCAACGCCCAACCCTCAAGCCAACGGACTGGGCCTACATGCTGTACCGCGCAGTAAGAAAAAAATGA
- the hpnD gene encoding presqualene diphosphate synthase HpnD: MSPQEYCQNKAAASGSSFYYSFLFLPKAKREAITALYAFCREVDDIADDVQDVNVAQTKLNWWRSEIINLFEGKPQHPVTMALQSPVRELKLKQQHFLEIINGMQMDLEQNRYRDFEELELYCYRVASVVGLLSASIFGYSNPQTLQYALDLGMAFQLTNITRDVGEDGRRGRIYLPLDEISRFGVSEQDILQGKASDNMRQLLEFQVERAERYYEKALAELPLEDRKQQRTGLIMASIYRTLLKEIKRDDIQVVLNARVSLTPIRKLWLAWLTWIRN, translated from the coding sequence ATGAGCCCGCAAGAATATTGCCAGAATAAAGCCGCTGCCAGCGGCTCCAGCTTCTACTATAGCTTCCTGTTCTTGCCGAAAGCCAAACGAGAGGCCATTACCGCCTTGTACGCTTTTTGCCGGGAGGTAGATGATATTGCCGATGACGTTCAGGATGTCAATGTCGCGCAAACCAAGCTCAACTGGTGGCGGAGTGAAATCATCAATCTTTTCGAGGGGAAGCCACAGCATCCCGTTACCATGGCCCTACAGTCTCCGGTAAGGGAGCTCAAGCTCAAGCAGCAGCATTTTCTCGAGATCATCAATGGCATGCAGATGGACCTGGAGCAAAACCGTTATCGCGACTTTGAAGAGCTCGAGCTTTACTGCTATCGCGTTGCCAGCGTAGTTGGCTTGCTCTCCGCCTCCATTTTCGGGTACAGCAACCCGCAAACCCTGCAATATGCATTGGATTTGGGCATGGCCTTTCAGCTTACCAATATCACGCGTGATGTCGGTGAGGATGGCCGCAGAGGACGGATTTATCTGCCGCTGGATGAAATTAGTCGCTTCGGGGTCAGCGAGCAGGATATCCTGCAAGGCAAGGCCTCAGACAATATGCGGCAATTGCTTGAATTCCAGGTGGAGCGTGCAGAACGCTATTACGAAAAGGCACTTGCCGAACTGCCTCTGGAAGACAGAAAGCAACAGCGTACTGGCCTCATCATGGCATCCATTTACCGCACCTTGCTCAAGGAAATCAAGAGAGACGATATTCAGGTTGTGCTGAATGCGCGTGTTTCCCTTACTCCTATACGAAAGCTCTGGCTTGCCTGGTTGACATGGATCCGCAATTAG
- the hpnE gene encoding hydroxysqualene dehydroxylase HpnE encodes MDPQLAPRVAVIGGGCAGLAAAVRLTQAGFKTTLFDASHQLGGRARSITWQGLSLDNGQHILLGAYASSLELLQTCGVEIRTSLLRLPLKLEIPHEFSLRSMPALPAPWHILGGLLQAQGLSFQERLAAVRFMASLRLQRFRLPTDMPLHQVLASQPTRLITVLWEPLCLAALNTPIATASAQAFLNVLRDSFAHKKSDSDLLLPRADLTTLIVEPAANFIQSHGGRVNLNAPITSLHAQDHGVRLKSRTEEQDFTHVVIATSPFRVAPLLQTLPSMEDIIAQCQALQYQPIYTVYLQYPSAIALPQAMHGLAGKLGQWVFDRGQLYGQTGLLAVVISAEGKHQALTQSDLATKIHQELQDVFPRQLGTPPLWHKVIAEKRATFACTAGLPRPVQATPHPRIQLAGDYVSTGDAFLDYPATIEGAIRSGFQAAENIIKEH; translated from the coding sequence ATGGATCCGCAATTAGCGCCGCGTGTTGCGGTGATTGGCGGCGGCTGCGCCGGTCTGGCCGCTGCCGTTAGACTGACACAAGCCGGTTTCAAGACTACCCTGTTCGACGCTAGCCACCAACTGGGAGGCCGGGCACGAAGCATCACTTGGCAAGGTCTTTCGCTGGATAATGGACAGCATATCCTGCTTGGCGCATATGCTTCTAGTCTTGAGCTCCTGCAAACATGCGGGGTAGAAATCCGAACCAGCTTGTTACGCTTACCGCTCAAGCTGGAAATTCCGCATGAGTTTTCCCTTAGAAGCATGCCTGCCCTGCCTGCGCCATGGCATATCCTCGGTGGATTGCTGCAAGCGCAAGGCCTCAGTTTTCAGGAGCGCCTTGCTGCCGTGCGCTTCATGGCCAGTCTGCGGTTACAACGGTTCCGCCTGCCAACCGACATGCCACTGCACCAAGTGCTGGCAAGTCAGCCCACGAGACTCATTACCGTGCTATGGGAGCCACTCTGCCTGGCTGCCTTGAACACACCGATTGCTACGGCAAGCGCACAAGCATTTCTCAATGTGCTACGCGATAGTTTTGCGCACAAGAAATCTGACAGCGACTTGCTTCTGCCTCGCGCCGACCTCACGACACTCATTGTCGAGCCTGCAGCAAACTTTATCCAATCGCATGGTGGCCGGGTCAATCTCAATGCACCGATAACTAGCCTGCATGCGCAGGATCATGGCGTACGACTCAAGTCCAGGACTGAAGAGCAGGATTTCACCCATGTCGTCATTGCCACCTCCCCTTTCCGGGTCGCGCCATTATTGCAAACGCTGCCTAGCATGGAGGATATCATTGCCCAGTGTCAGGCGTTGCAATACCAGCCTATTTACACGGTCTACCTGCAGTACCCTTCAGCCATTGCCTTGCCTCAGGCCATGCATGGACTCGCCGGAAAATTGGGGCAATGGGTGTTTGACCGGGGTCAGCTATACGGGCAAACTGGTCTTCTTGCTGTTGTCATCAGTGCAGAAGGCAAGCATCAGGCACTGACACAATCCGATCTTGCCACCAAGATACACCAGGAACTCCAAGACGTTTTTCCTAGGCAGCTGGGGACGCCGCCACTATGGCATAAAGTCATTGCAGAAAAACGCGCAACCTTTGCTTGTACAGCTGGCCTACCTCGGCCGGTGCAGGCTACGCCGCACCCGCGCATACAGCTAGCAGGGGACTATGTCAGCACCGGAGATGCTTTCCTGGACTATCCCGCCACGATTGAAGGCGCCATCAGGAGCGGCTTTCAGGCAGCTGAAAATATTATCAAAGAACATTAA
- a CDS encoding phage holin family protein, translated as MIINNFLDFITHWAIMSLSLWIASMIFPGITFSSRFSLLISALALGFVNAVIRPLLLVLTFPLTLVTFGFFALVINALMIMLVAKLIKGFELSGFWTAFFASIFIAILSFFIEWMLPSQGVDLVMPAIGNNPNTISI; from the coding sequence ATGATAATTAACAATTTTTTAGACTTTATTACCCACTGGGCAATCATGAGTCTATCATTATGGATCGCCAGTATGATTTTTCCGGGAATCACGTTTTCCTCCAGGTTTTCCCTGCTTATATCAGCGCTGGCACTTGGCTTCGTTAACGCCGTTATTCGCCCCCTGTTACTCGTTCTCACCTTTCCACTCACGCTGGTAACGTTCGGCTTTTTTGCGCTCGTCATCAATGCCTTGATGATCATGCTGGTTGCCAAGCTGATCAAGGGGTTTGAACTCTCGGGGTTCTGGACGGCATTCTTTGCCAGCATTTTCATTGCCATATTGAGCTTTTTCATTGAATGGATGCTTCCCAGCCAGGGTGTCGACCTGGTGATGCCGGCCATTGGCAATAACCCAAATACCATCTCGATCTAG
- the glgA gene encoding glycogen synthase GlgA codes for MRILFVTSEAYPLIKTGGLADVSGSLPAAIRDLGIDIRILLPGYPAVLEKLQEKHLITQIHGLPEVGSVNLLGGKMPDTGVDVMVVEHAQLFERPGGPYNDGQGIDWGDNALRFGILSKVGSILGGLHSPLQDDWIPDVVHCNDWQSGLTPAFLHHSASPHARSIISIHNLAFQGNFAPEWVQRLGLPNHSYQMHGLEYYGQMSFLKAGIYYADSITTVSPTYAREIQTEQYGFGMQGLLAARSHEIHGILNGIEIQEWNPATDPYLAKTYNLEHLADKKIVKKALQVQLGLETAPHKPLLGVVSRLTHQKGLDIFLEVAESLLAKHCQIVVLGSGEAHMENGFKDLARRYPRQVSVTIGYKEPLSHQIMAGADMFIMPSRFEPCGLNQMYGLRYGTPPVVTRTGGLADSVQDSNSTTMKNNTATGFVLESAEPRQLLHTVQRALVYYHDPRAWRRIQRNGMRRDLSWTSSAKLYLDLYQSLAQRR; via the coding sequence TTGCGCATCCTTTTTGTCACTTCAGAGGCCTACCCCTTAATCAAAACTGGCGGCCTCGCAGATGTCAGCGGCTCATTGCCAGCCGCTATACGCGACCTTGGTATCGATATCCGCATATTGCTGCCAGGTTATCCGGCAGTGCTGGAAAAGCTGCAAGAAAAACACCTCATCACGCAGATTCATGGCCTGCCGGAAGTGGGCAGCGTTAATCTGCTGGGGGGCAAAATGCCGGATACAGGGGTCGATGTCATGGTGGTTGAACATGCCCAGTTGTTCGAAAGACCGGGTGGCCCGTACAACGACGGCCAAGGCATTGACTGGGGCGACAATGCTCTGCGCTTTGGCATCTTGTCCAAAGTAGGCAGTATATTGGGCGGCCTACACTCGCCCTTGCAGGACGACTGGATCCCTGACGTTGTCCACTGCAATGACTGGCAAAGTGGGTTAACTCCTGCCTTCCTGCATCATTCGGCCAGCCCTCATGCAAGATCCATTATCAGCATTCACAACCTAGCATTCCAGGGCAACTTTGCGCCGGAATGGGTACAGCGGCTGGGCCTGCCTAACCACAGCTACCAGATGCACGGCCTTGAATATTATGGGCAGATGTCTTTCCTGAAGGCCGGAATCTACTATGCCGATAGCATTACTACCGTCAGCCCGACCTATGCCCGTGAAATCCAGACGGAGCAATACGGCTTTGGCATGCAGGGATTGCTGGCAGCCCGAAGCCATGAAATTCATGGCATATTGAACGGGATTGAAATTCAGGAATGGAATCCGGCTACCGACCCTTACCTTGCAAAGACCTACAACCTGGAGCATCTTGCAGACAAGAAAATCGTCAAGAAAGCACTTCAAGTCCAGTTGGGGCTCGAGACCGCACCCCACAAGCCACTGCTTGGCGTCGTCAGCAGGCTTACACACCAGAAGGGCTTGGATATTTTCCTGGAAGTGGCAGAGAGCCTATTGGCAAAGCACTGCCAGATTGTCGTACTTGGCAGCGGTGAAGCACACATGGAGAACGGATTCAAGGATCTGGCGAGACGATATCCCCGCCAGGTGAGCGTAACGATTGGCTATAAGGAACCCTTGTCCCATCAGATCATGGCAGGTGCGGACATGTTCATCATGCCATCCCGTTTTGAGCCTTGCGGACTCAACCAGATGTATGGCCTGCGCTATGGTACCCCCCCTGTCGTGACCCGCACTGGCGGGCTGGCTGATTCAGTCCAAGACAGCAATAGCACTACAATGAAAAACAACACGGCAACGGGATTCGTACTGGAATCTGCGGAACCTCGCCAACTGCTTCATACTGTGCAGCGGGCCTTGGTGTATTATCACGATCCGAGGGCATGGCGCAGAATCCAGCGTAACGGCATGCGCCGCGATCTGAGCTGGACCAGCAGTGCAAAACTCTATCTGGACCTGTATCAATCACTTGCCCAGCGCCGCTAG
- the orn gene encoding oligoribonuclease, whose amino-acid sequence MPQHNDNLIWLDMEMSGLQPDSDRILEVAAVVTDAELNVLGESPVLVIHQSDAVLDGMDAWNKGTHGRSGLIEKVKASSLDEAAASQQMIDFLKEHVPAGKSPMCGNSICQDRRFMARYMPELEAYFHYRNLDVSVFKELARRWRPALVAGFKKTSKHEALADIYESIDELKYYREHFIRMA is encoded by the coding sequence ATGCCACAACACAACGATAACCTTATCTGGCTGGATATGGAAATGAGCGGTTTGCAGCCAGACAGTGACCGCATCTTGGAGGTGGCAGCCGTTGTCACTGACGCAGAGCTGAATGTACTCGGTGAATCCCCAGTGCTGGTAATTCACCAGTCTGACGCCGTTCTGGATGGCATGGATGCCTGGAACAAGGGAACGCATGGACGTTCCGGACTGATTGAGAAGGTGAAGGCTTCCTCCCTGGATGAAGCGGCAGCTTCGCAGCAGATGATCGACTTCCTCAAAGAGCATGTGCCTGCGGGAAAATCCCCGATGTGTGGCAACTCCATTTGCCAGGACAGGCGCTTCATGGCGCGCTATATGCCAGAACTGGAGGCTTACTTCCACTACCGTAACTTGGATGTGAGTGTATTCAAGGAGCTGGCCAGGCGCTGGCGACCAGCCTTGGTCGCTGGATTCAAGAAAACCAGTAAACATGAGGCGCTGGCAGATATTTACGAGTCGATCGATGAACTCAAATACTACCGCGAGCACTTCATTCGGATGGCGTAG